From the Leishmania panamensis strain MHOM/PA/94/PSC-1 chromosome 31 sequence genome, one window contains:
- a CDS encoding hypothetical protein (TriTrypDB/GeneDB-style sysID: LpmP.31.1890), with product MVTSRYPVLTADQEKKVTELIKVMKEKYDPLPPLLLALQRYTPEVAGNASDDAAPGTFFSPIRNYCYRFLTSRRWDLQMAFEMMQLSVSYREENALDSRAELPSAVSCRGWDQEEVRAALDKPTRPTNQRLDRLSTGIAQYFTLGLHYWDKYGQPVVYLNLGSIDESGLLKKLEQLANVGQTPDLVMWELVQHLIGVQEQLLFYQQMQYTAGKLNAEADDGLIRSSTIVVDLHGLTFTMLRKAALDLFAKTLRTLFQYYPQCVHQILVVNSPAMVMFAYNIVRVAFSPAMHEKLRLISAADTPATMKDFIDAQFVPDYLGGLCHCEGGCIGGYDLHLKKMTKDDGSAKNNASSSAQSSDQNDEVDVTTEDITLRPGEELKRSFSLKKGESVVWEFASANGHDVAFTRYFVPEKEVPSIDTSTLPTTKLKSYVVFQGSLSEGLDKYTASDDGLFVIMWGNNNSWFTVKRLQLNVFKQAATLMRVEQAAEACENEKRAHIRM from the coding sequence ATGGTAACGAGTCGCTACCCTGTGCTGACCGCCGAccaggagaagaaggtgacGGAGCTGATCAAGGTTATGAAGGAGAAGTATgacccgctgccgccgctgctcctcgctctGCAGCGGTACACCCCCGAGGTAGCGGGCAACGCAAGCGATGACGCCGCACCCGGCACGTTCTTCTCCCCTATCCGCAACTACTGTTACCGCTTCCTCACCTCCCGTAGGTGGGATCTGCAGATGGCGTTCGAGATGATGCAGCTGTCTGTCAGCTACCGCGAGGAGAATGCGCTCGACTCGCGCGCAGAGCTGCCGAGCGCTGTGAGCTGTCGGGGATGGGACCAAGAGGAAGTGCGAGCAGCCTTGGATAAGCCGACTCGCCCAACAAACCAGCGGCTGGACCGCCTCAGCACCGGCATCGCACAGTACTTCACCTTAGGCCTCCATTACTGGGATAAGTATGGACAACCCGTAGTATACCTCAACCTTGGCAGCATCGATGAGTCGGGGCTGCTCAAAAAGCTGGAGCAACTTGCCAACGTCGGCCAGACACCAGATTTGGTCATGTgggagctggtgcagcacctcatTGGTGTACAGGAGCAGCTTCTCTTCTACCAGCAGATGCAGTACACAGCCGGCAAACTGAACGCTGAAGCGGATGACGGGCTCAtccgctcctccaccatcgTTGTTGACCTCCATGGACTAACCTTCACGATGCTGCGGAAGGCGGCCTTGGACCTCTTCGCGAAGACGCTGCGGACCCTCTTTCAATACTACCCCCAGTGCGTACATCAGATCCTGGTGGTGAATTCACCAGCGATGGTGATGTTTGCCTACAACATCGTGCGCGTCGCATTTTCGCCTGCGATGCACGAAAAGCTGCGTCtcatcagcgccgccgacaccCCGGCCACCATGAAGGACTTCATTGATGCTCAGTTTGTACCCGACTACCTCGGTGGCCTGTGCCACTGTGAAGGCGGTTGTATCGGTGGCTACGACCTCCACTTAAAAAAAATGACGAAGGACGACGGCTCCGCCAAGAAcaacgccagcagcagcgctcagAGCAGCGACCAGAATGATGAGGTGGATGTAACCACCGAGGACATCACTCTGAGGCCAggggaggagctgaagcgctccttctcgctgaagaagggggagtcGGTCGTGTGGGAGTTTGCCTCCGCCAATGGGCACGACGTCGCTTTCACACGCTATTTTGTACCTGAGAAAGAGGTGCCGAGCATCGATACATCAACGCTGCCTACGACCAAGCTGAAGTCCTACGTAGTCTTTCAGGGCAGCCTGTCGGAGGGATTAGATAAGTACACCGCCAGTGACGATGGCCTATTCGTTATTATGTGGGGGAATAACAACTCGTGGTTCACGGTgaagcgcctgca